The Clostridium sp. DL-VIII DNA window AGTTGCCCTCAGAGCGAAGTTATTATGTCAATTGTTCATAAAAAAACAGGATTGATATTAAAAATAATATCAATCCTGTTCCTCTATCCTTTAAGCTATAACAGTACCATCTTGTCCAAAAGTATAATTTTTATCATCCACAAACATAGTCTGATTTACTACCATTTGACCATTTGGAGTAAAGTAATACCACTTTCCATTTAAATATAACCAGCCTTTATGCATTACACCATTTAATTCCAAGTAATACCAGCTGTTATTTAAATTTATCCATCCTGTTCTCATTTCTCCAGTTGATGAATCTAAATAATATGTCTTTCCATCAGCTTCATCAACTTTCCAGCCTGAAGCTCTATATCCTACATTATTTAAATAATAAAGTTTTCCCCCAGTTTTTATCCAAGCATTCTTAACTTGTCTGTGGTTCTTATCAAAATAAGTTGGCTTTCCATTTACAGTTCCCCATTCATCATATTTTCTTGTATCTACCCAACAGTCGTTATAATCATCATAATATTGATCGTCATCGTATTGACTACCATCTCCAGAACCGCCATTCCAGTCAGATACATCAACTCTATAAACTTTTAGCGTATAAGTTTTACTCTCTGATCCATCTTCTGATTCAACAACAATTTCAATTTCTGTCTTTTGAGATCCTCTAAGACTTACACTTATGGCACTATCAGAATAATCTTCTCCATTAACAGTAACTTTCGACTTAGAATCCTCTGGAATTGGAGTTACTTGAACACTTGCTACATTTTGGTCTACTCGAACCTCAGTTGGATCTTTCTTTGGATTAAAATCATAGTCACCTGTGTTTAAGATTACATTCTTCAAACCAGCATTACTGCTTTTTTGATTATTTTTTATTACAACACTATATGTTTCAGTAGTAATTCCATCTTGTGCAGTAACTAGTATTTTTACAGTAGTAGTTCCATTTGAATTTAGAGGTAATTCAGTTTCTTCTCCTGAAACTAAATCATAGCTATCATTACTTCCATTTATAGTTGCTACAATTGAGCTTACATTTTCATTTGTAGGTTTTACAGTTATCTTCTCACTTGTATCACTTTTTGAAACAGTAGTAGTATAGGATAACTTATCGCTTGAAAAACCTTCACTTCCATCAGCATCTTTCAATGTATATCCCTTAACACTTAAAGAACTTAAAGAAGCATCATTAGAATTTTGTTCTGGTGGAGTACCATCAGAAGGCTTATAATTTTGCGGTAAATAGAATACATACTTATCTCCAGCTGGATAACTTCCAACTAACACCTTTTGGGTTGTTTTGTTACCACTTGAATCTGTAACTTCCTTATCATCAAATTTATCATAATACGTTTGAATATATATTTTTTCATAATTTTTCAAATTGATGGTAATGCTTGGATTTCTTTTTAAAAATGTACTTGAGTCTTCATCTGAATCATAATTATTATTTTTAGATTCATCGAACTCTGTATAACTATTGCTATCCTTATTAGTTGCATAGAAGACTCTTATATACTCATTTCTATCACTTTGCTCTCCTGTATATTTTATTGTTACTGGATCTGCAACCTTATCTAAATTTACATTTCCAAAACATAAATCATAAGTGACTCTTGATGGATTAAATGTTAAAACACTATCGCTTACACCTGGTTGCCTTAAATAAGGCTCTGGCGATCCAGCGAATTGTAAATTCATAGTAGAGTGACTTCCTGTCTCAATAATAACATCTAATGAATATCTAGCTAATATTGTTGACGAATCTGTTATATTTCCATCGCTTCCTTTATATACGTCTAACTGTATCTTATTGCTATAAGCGCCTTTTTGAAAATCAACATAGTTCTTTCCGTCTCCTCCACTGAGAGAAGCCTTTATTTCCTTAGTCGTCCCATCTGCAGTCTCTTTATAATTATTCTGCACACTATATCCCAAGCCGGACTTCGGCACTATGAGCGTAGGATCTAAACTTATTTGTTTAGCTCTTGAATCTATAGTAATGGTTCCATTATAAATTGGAAATCCAGAGTTTGGATCTCTTGTAACTGAAAATGTTTTGCCTATATATGCATCAACATCACTATCATCATTCATATATTGTTTAGTTATACCTGCATCTTTCAAACTATAATCCTTAGAAGCATCTAATGCACTATATTTTATCTGTAAAGCATAAGACCTTGTTATCGGTGTACTATCACCCGACTCAGTTGATTTTATTCTTATTACTATTGAGGAAGATCCTAAGTTAGATAATGATCCTTGTAATGATTCATCTCCAAACTCGATAGATTTATCTTCCTGTCCATTTAAAAACACAATAGCATCTTCTAAACTTATATTAAAATT harbors:
- a CDS encoding cadherin-like beta sandwich domain-containing protein, producing the protein MRKVKSKFIALLMVFTSIVSFLPVQFGGQVAEAATTSGIRVNVTNEKYIQPTTSGTDVIYSHPSVISEDQSGTTGFDLTVPKVYRTDTTQMENEVKNAATTKPTNATFIVGQRVVIKAIDAQSITDTIDSGSPTKISTNMGIDVTRIDGTDDTNGEDVVGKRLVGLPYGVNTVSYEIIQTTQTVTYTPELNADGTPTGNGTITWGDTKDSTNISDKTITIEYGTSFAIQKIQSLIFKSYVGGKSDFDGDTVLVPKNNQKPFLYTQIAEADPNIPLRYNFNVPDSTYMLKYVMNFNISLEDAIVFLNGQEDKSIEFGDESLQGSLSNLGSSSIVIRIKSTESGDSTPITRSYALQIKYSALDASKDYSLKDAGITKQYMNDDSDVDAYIGKTFSVTRDPNSGFPIYNGTITIDSRAKQISLDPTLIVPKSGLGYSVQNNYKETADGTTKEIKASLSGGDGKNYVDFQKGAYSNKIQLDVYKGSDGNITDSSTILARYSLDVIIETGSHSTMNLQFAGSPEPYLRQPGVSDSVLTFNPSRVTYDLCFGNVNLDKVADPVTIKYTGEQSDRNEYIRVFYATNKDSNSYTEFDESKNNNYDSDEDSSTFLKRNPSITINLKNYEKIYIQTYYDKFDDKEVTDSSGNKTTQKVLVGSYPAGDKYVFYLPQNYKPSDGTPPEQNSNDASLSSLSVKGYTLKDADGSEGFSSDKLSYTTTVSKSDTSEKITVKPTNENVSSIVATINGSNDSYDLVSGEETELPLNSNGTTTVKILVTAQDGITTETYSVVIKNNQKSSNAGLKNVILNTGDYDFNPKKDPTEVRVDQNVASVQVTPIPEDSKSKVTVNGEDYSDSAISVSLRGSQKTEIEIVVESEDGSESKTYTLKVYRVDVSDWNGGSGDGSQYDDDQYYDDYNDCWVDTRKYDEWGTVNGKPTYFDKNHRQVKNAWIKTGGKLYYLNNVGYRASGWKVDEADGKTYYLDSSTGEMRTGWINLNNSWYYLELNGVMHKGWLYLNGKWYYFTPNGQMVVNQTMFVDDKNYTFGQDGTVIA